The following is a genomic window from Manihot esculenta cultivar AM560-2 chromosome 9, M.esculenta_v8, whole genome shotgun sequence.
TTTTTCAGtaatataaattaaagaaaGCAACATGAAATATTTTCAGGTGCATTTTCATTGCCTTTTTTTTTGGTTATCTTTATCACATTGCTTTGTCTCAATGATGGCTATCAACATACTCGTGCAATTTTTCCAAATGTTTATTGAATATGTACTACAAATACTGTAACTGCGAGCATCTTGATTATTGAGCTATTGCAATAAAAGGTAATGTCCGggaagtaaataaattttgacaGCAGAGGAGATAGGTAACACTTGAACCTTGGAATATGCTCAATGCCTGTAACCTTATTCTGTGGCTTAAAACATTGCATATACCATCTTTGGTTTTCTTAATGTTGCTCTATGATATATTAATATGAATTCTCCTTGGATTGTAGATATGCAGCATTTGTACAAAAATCAGTTGCAGAGCTATGCTCAAAAGAGAAATCTCACTCTCCCCGTGTATTCTTGTGACCGTGTGGGTCCTCCTCATGCAAGTCGCTTCAAGTGTAAGGTCACAATTGGTGGACAAGCCTATGAGAGTCAGGAGTTCTTTCCCACATTAAGTAAGGCTGAACATGCTGCTGCAAGAGCTGCGTTGATGTCTCTGGCACCAAATGGAGTTGAAGATGCTAGTCTTCTATGAACCCTTAGTGCTTCTTATCATTTCCTCATGGACATTGcctaattttgttttatttgtgcatttctctcatcttttcagGATGAATCTGCTTACAAGAACCTGCTACAAGAACTGGCACAGAAAGAATGTTATCCTTTGCCAAGTTACACCACAATGGTATCTGGTGAAGCTCATAGACCAACCTTTGTTTCTACTGTGGATGTTGAAGGGGAGTTGTTTACAGGGCAAGAAGCAAGAACTAAGAAGCAAGCGGAGTTGATTGCAGCAAAGGTTGCTTACACAGCTCTTAAACAGCGTACGTACATATGAACGTTTATACATGTatacattaatatatttatgttCTTTCGTGCTTGATATATCCagttattttatatatgaattCATTTGCTCTATTGCCCAAATTCTTGATTTTATATAATAGTCCTTTAATTGATAAGCTGTTAGTTGACTTTGTGGTGACATCCCTTTGATTGCCATGATAAATTTTATTGGCAAGATTTTCTACTCAAATTGTCACTTCGGTCATTGATCATAAGTATTTAGTTTCTAGTGAACCTTTGATGCTTCCTCTTCAAGAACTTAGATGGCAAATTGAAAGGAATTGGAGTTTGTGATCTTACTAACACTATGGTCTCTATGGTCGGAAAAAAGGCGGAAGAAAGGAAAAGGGAGGGAAGAAGAGGCTGTTCCACGATTAGATCACAAGAAATGCATGGTAAGAAGAAATACAAGTACTCCTCCCCTTGGGCccaaaaattataatttcttcAGATTGCTTTTTAGGGATTGGGAGGATAAGACAATTACATTTCTGTATTAATATGTATTCTAACTTTGCCACTCCTCAtgaactttatttatttattttttggtaACCTAcaccaaaggaaaaaaaaattgtattcaaTGTTTCAAACTTTGTCGTTTGTCATCTAAAGAACAAAGGTGAAACAAGAGAATGAAACTTTGACTCCTGCCTGCAATTCcttccttttctcttcttcCTGCTCAGTTTTCTCCCTCAAACCTAAGAACCAAAGGCAGTACGAATGGCGTGCCCCCAGGGCAGAAGATCTAATTTTTTGGAACCATAAGTTACCTATGCATGTTGTTGAAGTTATATTGTCTGAACTTTCATAGTAGACTTCTATTGCCtcgctcttcttcttcttcttgcatcTGGGACATGAATAATTAGATTCATTTGAGGGACAAAAGAAATGTTGGGGTTGAGAGAAGTATGACGAAAAATTCTATGAACTTTGTGGTTTTCTTGAATAGCATCCGATCACGGGTAATTTATATTGTACAGGAGGATAGAAATTATCTCTTATATTGATTTACTTGTGATCAATTTACAAATGGGGGGAACACAATGCACTACATTCTGCAATAGGAACCCAGGCAGGTAATCAAGGACAGTCTACTGTAGTGCTTGATAAATGTCATGGCTTATTCTTCAGGGAACTCAAGACACAGCCCTATGGTTTGTAGTTCTGGCAACTCAAGTCATGGCCCTACAATTTCCTGCTCTGTGAACTCTAGTCAGAGCCCTGTGCCTTCTTGTTCAGCAAATTCAAGTCATAGTGCTCCATGTTTAACCCTTCCTCAGCAAGGACCTCCATGTCAAATCCTTCCTCAGCAAGGACAAAAAGTTGTTCAGTTCACTTCTGGTTTGCGGTCGGATCTCACTGCTTATCTTCAACAAAATGTTCAACCTAGATTGCCTGGGCACGATAAAAAAGCTGAAGAGGATAGAGGTGAATATTTCTGAAGGCTCCTACATCAATGCACTTGGATGACTTGTGCATATTATTTGATATCTCATGATATGGTTGGTTGATAACTTTAACATGAATGACATGAAAAACTGAAACAGAATGAGATTTCAACAGAATGAAACTTTACCATGCTTCCTGCATCCTCGTTACTAGGTAACATAGCTAGTGTCAGTCCATTCTTATCACATGCAAGTGCTGTTCATATGAGAACCCTTTTCTTAAACTTATTCTTTTAGACATGTGCATATGGTTAATATAATTCAATGGATGTGAAGCATCTTTTGACTATATAGGCAAATTGCATCTATATGTCATCTACATCAATGGTAATCAAGTCTCAAAACATAATGTTCTGAATTGTTCACAGGAACTGCTGATATTGTCAGTTGTGATCCTCCCGTTGTGTCTCCAGGACTGGAAAGCAGCTCAATTGTGAATACAATTTCATCCTCACCTGACCCATCCAAAACTTCTTTGCCTGAATCCGGCCTTTCGTCATCCTTATCACTTCCTCATTCCTCCATTAATTCAGCTGCAACTATTGAGCATGCGGTTGGAATGAATATTTCAGACCACAATAAGGTTATTGTTCATCCACGCGGTACAAAAATGACATATCCTCGAGGCAGCATCGTGTTGTCCATAAGCAATGGCGAGTGGGTTGCAGTGCAGGCACCTCAATCTAGCAAGTAAAATTTAGTAGAGCCGAAAAGAAGCTGTTCGTGAATTTGTCAACTTTTGAAGTGTACTTTGGATACCAACTAAAGTAGCTGAATGCATGTGAAGTTCCCGAATTTTTGTTGGCTAAACTATAAAGCAAAAATGCAAGTGCATCAAGGACCAGATGAAAATAAAGGTGTTCAAGATGTTCTCTTTCAGGTCTTGGTAAGTTTTATATTATGTATGAAATATTGAATCAATGAACTTTATCTCAGCTGAAATTACGAGATTAAGCTCAATTAATTAGAGTTGAACATTGAGGGCTGAAATCCCTATTGAGACAAATACACAACACTTTCAATTTCTCTGTTTCAAGGAATAGTGGGCAATTTTTGTCTTAAGTTTtgtgtttatatttttatatattataatttaaataaataaaacatacatattttaaagaatcattaaaattctaaaatacAAATAACCcttcaaatatattttttgtaaattattaattaatatacaaaAGTGAAATGTGATtgagtattttatttttgaaatgaattcagttttaaaaaaataataaaataatgtgCAGTATGCAATGCGTTGCCATCCCTGCAACTGGACTCTCGCCGGCTTCCCCATTTTCAGGCGCATAATTGGTTACTTCTTTTTGGTCCAAGGTGAACCTTGTCCTGTGATTTATATCTAGCATCACATAATTTATTTAAcgcttataatttattttaaatgagtttaaattaattgagtAAATGAGTTTcgaatgatatatatatatatatatatatatatatatatatatatatatatatatatatataatttttattaccatttataaaacaaattggtattaaataaatataaaaatataagttatttcAAACTCAGACCGTCTAAATTACACTTTCTAATCTCACTTCATTCAATAATTTCACAATACTCGTGGAAAGTGAAGATTTTGGTGTTAGTGAAAATACTGTAATCATCTCCACATTCGCTTGAAATGATATTTCTTAATCTATAAACTCCAAATCCTCCTAATTCGGCCTCACCATGCCGTCCTTGGCCTCTAGCTTTCAAAGTTTTACGCAGCTTGCCACTCttaaaactctataaaaaggctCTCCTAGTTATTTTTTCAGACAGCTCTTCTACAATTCTATAGACTTTACAACCTTAAAGCCATCACTTTCTCATATCTTTAGCCAATCAAATGGATTCTCACACTGGGTTTGTGATTTTTGTGCTCTTTGCTGCAATTGTTCCTTCCACAACTCTGGCAAAAGATTACATAGTGGGAGATGATTCAGGCTGGACTACTAACTATGATTACCAAGCTTGGGCTCAAGGCAAAAACTTTATGGTTGGAGATACACTCGGTAATCTCATTCATTCCTCTTCTGtaattacatatttaaaatttgcaTTTTTTCTTAATGGGTATTGATTAAATTTATCATTGGTGTTGAATTTTGTAGTTTTCAAATACCCTGTTGGCATCCACAATGTGTTTAAAGTGAATGGAACTGGCTTTCAGAACTGCAGTGTGCCGCCATTGAACGAGGCTTTAACCAGTGGAAATGATACAATTGTTTTAGCAACACCAGGAAGAAAATGGTACATTTGTGGAGTAGGCAAGCACTGTGAAGTTGGAAACCAAAAGCTTGCCATAACTGTGCAATCTCAAGCTCTACCACCAAGCCTGGCACCTTCTCCTCGCAGCAGTCTGGGTCAGAAAAAAATGGATGCCAATAAGAGATCATTTATCAACTTCCATTGGTGATGATTATTGCAGTTTAGAGATTTATATATCCAACAATTGATTGGCTAATGCTAGTTCATATATAATAAATGTTATAATTTCTCTTGTTAATTTTCAGCTATTAATTGAGTGTTAGCTTTTCAGTTTCTAAAATTATGTATTCTTATTATTGCAATAAAATATTTCTGACATGATTATTCTTATTAATAATCATATCTTTATTATCTGTAATTTTTGTTATATGTTATATTCGTCTGGATTACTGTTTCAAATTTTATCTATAATTCTTATTAAAAAAAGTGATATTACtatgaatgaaaaaaaattaaattgttttataatcaattaattaattatcttaTTCAACGGATTCATTTTTCgatataaattattatcaataaatctaaataaaattgaactgaccgaataaaatataatttataatttcaaattttcataagtgggttttattttattttgtgaatttaatatttttgattCTACTAAATTTACCAATGCCTGCTgttattttttcaaaagaaaagaaaaattatattaaggAAGACTATTACAATCCCTTTAAGAACAATCGGAAGGATAGGAGCCCTCAACCTCCTTCATCCAAAGAGGGTATGATATTGCTATTTCTTCAATTGCATTAATATATGTACCTCATTtggaattataaatattaaaatttttaatttaattgatttatttttttcttaatttttatgtttacaataaaaaattaatttctttttaatttagagaacttaatagaaaaaatatgacaatttaattgtttttttaatgatttattctattttatcattttaaaaaaattactatttaatttttataatactttcATTTATTaggtaatttattaattttaaaaaatatattaaaatattaataaaattttaaaaatttaattaattaaataccttcattaattttaacggttaaatattaaaataaaaatttaaagtattattattttaaatttttataaatttaaaatattaattaataatttttttgttattacaCACTGACATACTGAACCGTAGAACgcttaatatctaaatttaaagaaaaattaattattagattttttaataatccAAAACAtgtattcatatattttttaaaataaaaaaattaattaaaaaatttttagaaattaaataataaattacttaaaaatGATATTCCAAACACAAAATTTCCTTACAAATTCattttgaattaatatttttaatagaaataaatagaattatattataagaatGATTCAAAACATGGTGCAACCAATGTGAGATTTGATTAAACCAATGGTTTGGTTTAAAAATGTTCCATTTGGACAGATCTCAACCTAAGTTGTTCCCAGCCGGCCGGAGAGATCACcttcaaaaatttatttgtcttctcgtaattttttaaaaattcaaaaccattttctgaaaaataaaaaataaaaaatctcgcCAAATTAGACAAATAGAATGGAATTATTTGTCTTCGCAGCTTGCTCACAAGTATATCCAAACTCTAATATTTAGAGGCCAGCAGGTTCGATTAAAACAATGTATAATTTCATTTATTCTCGTGCATATCATCACCTAGACATCTCCCATAATGAAAGTTTTTCTATAAATAAGATCTTATGTTTCCCTAACCAAAACCACAACTACACTTGGAGATTAATTGAGCTAACTAAACAATCAATAACTTAATTAATCTCCAGTATATAATTAATGGGTTCTAATCAGCTTGTTGCCTTTGCTATTGCTGCAATATTTGTTCTTCCCACAATCGCCATGGCAGCTGAATACGTGGTTGGCGACAATAATGGCTGGAAAACTGACGTTAACTACACCGAATGGGCTTCTGGCAAAGTTTTTTACGTTGGTGATAAACTAGGTACATGCATACCAActttgtttatttattaatatttttacaaggaaattataactttttaatactGGGCAATACACAATTGCTTGCAGTGTTCACATACGGACCACCACATAATGTTTACAAAGTTGATGGAGCTGGGTTCAAGGATTGCAAGCCATCTGGAGATCTTTACAGCACTGGAAACGACACATTTACACTCATGAAATCGGGCAAAAAATGGTACATTTGTGGTTATAATGATCACTGTCAGAAAGGGCAGAAGCTTGTGATTAATGTGGAATCTAATGGTCCGGTACCAGCACCAATTCCTGCACCAACAGCAACACCAACAGCAACGCCATCGCCAACGCCAGCTTCAAATGATTCCTACAGATCATTTGTCTTGTCTTGGTACCAGATCTTCCTTGCAGCTATTGTAACAATGGTCGTCGCAGCATTTTAATCTAAGAAATGTTTGGTTTTCAAGAAATAAGGTTTTGTTATTGGTGTTACAGGTCTTTAATAAATATTGTCATGCATGCAGAACTTGTCTTTTTAATAAGATGTAATTCCTAGTGTGTGTGATGTTTTTTCAATTAatgcaaaattttttttggtatctcataattatttgtttaaatattaaattattaaataatttaagagcTGAATTAgtaaatataatgaaaataaattgagagatttttgtgaaaatttgagaagaagagagacagagagaagcATTGTTGATTAATATAATTAGGTTTCAACTTGAACACAACGACAGTATTTGAACAGAAATGCTGCAATAGCCATGACAAGTACGGGCACAGACACAGCTACAGCCAGTTTTAGCCTATAGCAAGCTGAAGTTTCTGGGTCAACCAGGTAATTAGATGGCAAACTTTCATTCCTTAACTTCGTGGAAGCTGAGGATGTTTTCATTGGGAATGATAATCGAAGAATTCCTGCTGACCCAAACTTTGCACGAATTTCGTCTGCTTTGCAGTGCTTGGAGACTTTGATTTCCTTCCGAAAACGGCATCGGATATTATTCTTCAGGGGACGTTCTCCCGTTATGATTAGAACGGTGCCATTGTTTATTCTAACTTTGAGCTGTTCCTTTTTGAAACCTAGGTACGTAAAAAAActtgaaaattaaaagaaaacactcattttattttttcaatatagagaaaagaaaatacctTGGAGACCATGGACCTCAAGCAAGTCACGTGCTTGCTCTCTTCGCCACTTGCAAAAGGGTTCAAAATCATCGTAAGAGCAGGTGATGGGAGCTTCGTTATCTTTGGTTTCCATTGGAGGCTTCTGTTGCTTAATTCTCAAAGAGAATGATATATGATTGTAGATTATATGATTTACATGAAGAATATATTAAGGTATAAATTCTTTGCTTTCCTTGAAAAAATTACAAGTTTGGAAGAGAATCATTCTTTTTTAAGTTTTCTAAGCAAAGTGATGGATTGTGTGGCTTCAATTTGATGATTTCCCCTACAACTTTAAGCACTTTTGCTTCTTCTGTGGGTAAAATGAGATTTATGAACAcaaaaattcatttaacaaactataaaaaaaaaaaaaaaaaaatcctctaAGATGGTAACCCTTACaaatacaaaaatataaattagcaaaatataatttattaaattttaattgcgTGAAAGAGAAAGTTTCCTTCAAATCTAAAAAACAATATATTTCAATCCAAAGTATATATATAGAATGTGCTTATAATGTCACGATCACTTTAAATtacatataattatattaatttaat
Proteins encoded in this region:
- the LOC110622077 gene encoding blue copper protein, with protein sequence MDSHTGFVIFVLFAAIVPSTTLAKDYIVGDDSGWTTNYDYQAWAQGKNFMVGDTLVFKYPVGIHNVFKVNGTGFQNCSVPPLNEALTSGNDTIVLATPGRKWYICGVGKHCEVGNQKLAITVQSQALPPSLAPSPRSSLGQKKMDANKRSFINFHW
- the LOC110623697 gene encoding uncharacterized protein LOC110623697 → METKDNEAPITCSYDDFEPFCKWRREQARDLLEVHGLQGFKKEQLKVRINNGTVLIITGERPLKNNIRCRFRKEIKVSKHCKADEIRAKFGSAGILRLSFPMKTSSASTKLRNESLPSNYLVDPETSACYRLKLAVAVSVPVLVMAIAAFLFKYCRCVQVET
- the LOC110623478 gene encoding double-stranded RNA-binding protein 1 isoform X1, with protein sequence MYKTKLQELCHQKAWLLPDYATVKGGPDHDPRFQATVTVNGLSFHSQSPAKSSKQAQNDAAKFAIDHFFSSRSSPPPPPPPPPAAAAAAATPVPSSATADFSSNLSSGGALQFKEQETSQIPEGNGPATIAKNEERFTDMQHLYKNQLQSYAQKRNLTLPVYSCDRVGPPHASRFKCKVTIGGQAYESQEFFPTLSKAEHAAARAALMSLAPNGVEDDESAYKNLLQELAQKECYPLPSYTTMVSGEAHRPTFVSTVDVEGELFTGQEARTKKQAELIAAKVAYTALKQRNSRHSPMVCSSGNSSHGPTISCSVNSSQSPVPSCSANSSHSAPCLTLPQQGPPCQILPQQGQKVVQFTSGLRSDLTAYLQQNVQPRLPGHDKKAEEDRGTADIVSCDPPVVSPGLESSSIVNTISSSPDPSKTSLPESGLSSSLSLPHSSINSAATIEHAVGMNISDHNKVIVHPRGTKMTYPRGSIVLSISNGEWVAVQAPQSSK
- the LOC110622161 gene encoding blue copper protein, with translation MGSNQLVAFAIAAIFVLPTIAMAAEYVVGDNNGWKTDVNYTEWASGKVFYVGDKLVFTYGPPHNVYKVDGAGFKDCKPSGDLYSTGNDTFTLMKSGKKWYICGYNDHCQKGQKLVINVESNGPVPAPIPAPTATPTATPSPTPASNDSYRSFVLSWYQIFLAAIVTMVVAAF
- the LOC110623478 gene encoding double-stranded RNA-binding protein 1 isoform X2, translating into MYKTKLQELCHQKAWLLPDYATVKGGPDHDPRFQATVTVNGLSFHSQSPAKSSKQAQNDAAKFAIDHFFSSRSSPPPPPPPPPAAAAAAATPVPSSATADFSSNLSSGGALQFKEQETSQIPEGNGPATIAKNEERFTDMQHLYKNQLQSYAQKRNLTLPVYSCDRVGPPHASRFKCKVTIGGQAYESQEFFPTLSKAEHAAARAALMSLAPNGVEDDESAYKNLLQELAQKECYPLPSYTTMVSGEAHRPTFVSTVDVEGELFTGQEARTKKQAELIAAKVAYTALKQRTADIVSCDPPVVSPGLESSSIVNTISSSPDPSKTSLPESGLSSSLSLPHSSINSAATIEHAVGMNISDHNKVIVHPRGTKMTYPRGSIVLSISNGEWVAVQAPQSSK